Proteins from a single region of Primulina tabacum isolate GXHZ01 chromosome 5, ASM2559414v2, whole genome shotgun sequence:
- the LOC142547663 gene encoding histone-lysine N-methyltransferase family member SUVH9-like, whose protein sequence is MGSNSMVQFQDLNLCPDPPAAEIVPKIEPKLEPMDEPLPPAPPPPLPPPPLSTPPPQSPSATSDVLSEFSRISELFRSAFAQRPGENGDGSVLPESDPDALALVPVSAPEAHLMNDMVRATRKNDQRSAELVRITDMKPEDQRYYRGLIRKTRMLYDSLRVFAVVEDEKHKNADNGLVQHRRTRADLKAAALMRERRLWLNRDKRIVGDIPGVMIGDVFYFRMELCVVGLHGQPQAGIDYVPASYCSNGEPIATSVIVSGGYEDDEDSGDVVIYTGHGGQDKNGKQVMHQKLECGNLALERSMNYGIEVRVIRGLKYGGGVNGKVYVYDGLYRIVETWFEVGKSGFGVFKFKLVRIENQVEMGSNVMKFAYSLRNKPLDVRPKGYLTLDLSKNKENFPVFFFNDIDGHRDPVHFEYITTTIFPSYVYNCGSKTGCKCVGACLNDCFCAMKNGGEFAYDMHGVLVRGKPLIFECGPNCGCPPSCQNRVSQKGLKNRFEVFRSRETGWGVRSLDMVQAGSFICEYAGVVLTREQVQLFTMNGDSLIHPSRYADRWTEWGDLSQVFSDYVRPEYPTVPPLDFAMDVSRMRNLACYMSHSSCPNVMVQLVLYDHNNVSFPHLMLFALENIPPMRELSLDYGVADEYMGKLAICI, encoded by the coding sequence ATGGGTTCGAATTCTATGGTTCAATTTCAAGATTTGAACCTCTGTCCAGATCCTCCAGCTGCTGAAATTGTGCCCAAAATTGAACCAAAGCTTGAACCTATGGATGAACCATTACCGCCAGCTCCTCCTCCCCCTCTTCCTCCTCCACCCCTTTCCACTCCACCTCCCCAGTCTCCTTCCGCAACCTCCGATGTGTTATCTGAATTTTCCCGCATTTCTGAGCTGTTCCGTTCTGCCTTCGCACAACGCCCAGGCGAAAACGGAGACGGTTCAGTCCTACCCGAATCCGACCCAGATGCGCTGGCGCTGGTCCCAGTTTCCGCACCAGAAGCCCACCTCATGAACGATATGGTTCGTGCAACCCGTAAGAATGATCAGCGCTCTGCTGAACTCGTTCGAATCACTGATATGAAACCCGAAGATCAGCGGTATTATCGCGGCTTAATTCGAAAAACCCGGATGCTGTACGATTCGTTGCGGGTGTTTGCTGTGGTTGAAGATGAAAAGCATAAGAATGCTGATAATGGGCTCGTTCAGCATAGGCGGACGAGGGCGGACTTGAAAGCTGCGGCATTGATGCGAGAGCGAAGATTGTGGCTGAATCGCGATAAACGGATAGTGGGTGATATACCTGGAGTGATGATTGgggatgtattttattttaggaTGGAATTGTGTGTTGTGGGATTGCACGGGCAGCCACAGGCTGGGATTGATTATGTGCCAGCTAGCTATTGCTCGAATGGGGAGCCTATTGCAACTAGTGTTATTGTTTCGGGAGGTTACGAGGATGATGAAGATTCTGGGGATGTTGTAATATACACGGGCCATGGTGGACAGGACAAGAATGGGAAGCAGGTTATGCATCAAAAATTAGAATGTGGGAATTTAGCACTGGAGAGGAGCATGAACTATGGAATTGAGGTAAGGGTTATCCGCGGGTTAAAGTACGGGGGTGGTGTTAATGGTaaagtttatgtttatgatGGTTTGTATAGAATTGTTGAGACTTGGTTCGAGGTGGGGAAGTCAGGATTTGGTGTTTTTAAGTTCAAGCTAGTTAGGATTGAGAATCAGGTGGAAATGGGAAGTAATGTGATGAAGTTTGCATATAGTTTGAGGAATAAGCCATTGGATGTGCGGCCTAAGGGTTATTTGACACTGGATTTGTCGAAGAACAAGGAGAATTTTCCGGTGTTTTTCTTTAATGATATTGATGGGCACCGTGACCCTGTACATTTTGAATATATTACCACAACGATTTTCCCTTCATATGTATATAATTGTGGAAGTAAGACTGGATGTAAATGCGTTGGGGCATGTTTGAATGATTGCTTTTGTGCAATGAAAAATGGAGGCGAGTTTGCATATGATATGCATGGGGTTCTAGTGAGGGGAAAACCGTTGATTTTTGAGTGTGGTCCAAATTGTGGCTGTCCCCCCAGTTGCCAGAATCGTGTGAGCCAGAAGGGTCTTAAGAATCGATTTGAAGTTTTTAGGTCGAGGGAGACTGGTTGGGGTGTTAGATCGTTGGACATGGTCCAAGCTGGCTCCTTTATCTGTGAGTATGCTGGAGTTGTTCTCACTCGTGAGCAAGTTCAGCTTTTCACTATGAACGGTGATAGCTTAATTCATCCGAGTCGCTATGCTGACAGATGGACTGAATGGGGTGATTTATCACAAGTATTTTCCGACTATGTTCGTCCAGAATATCCAACAGTTCCTCCTTTGGATTTTGCCATGGATGTATCGAGAATGAGGAACTTAGCATGCTATATGAGCCACAGTTCATGTCCGAATGTTATGGTGCAACTTGTGTTATATGATCACAATAATGTGTCATTTCCTCACCTCATGCTGTTTGCTCTGGAAAATATCCCACCTATGAGAGAGCTCAGCCTTGATTATGGGGTTGCTGATGAATATATGGGGAAGCTTGCAATTTGTATCTAG